The following are encoded together in the Candidatus Palauibacter scopulicola genome:
- a CDS encoding HD domain-containing protein, with translation MPEGLTSRFGEALVYAALLHREQRRKGSGVPYVSHLLAVAALVIENGGDENQAIAALLHDAIEDQGGKKRRDEILRLFGEDVTEIVEGCTDSVADPKPPWKERKRAWVAAIDKKPASVLLVCAADKLHNARCILSDYRAVGEELWERFAGGREGTLWYYGALADALVRTGRTPLVDELVRVVGEIERLAGGHDSPSTSDG, from the coding sequence ATGCCTGAAGGATTGACCAGCCGTTTTGGGGAGGCCCTTGTGTACGCCGCACTCCTCCACCGGGAGCAGCGGCGGAAGGGCTCCGGCGTTCCCTACGTCTCGCATCTGCTCGCCGTGGCGGCGCTCGTCATCGAAAACGGCGGAGACGAGAACCAAGCCATCGCGGCGCTGCTGCACGATGCCATCGAGGATCAGGGCGGCAAGAAGAGAAGGGACGAGATCCTGCGCCTCTTCGGCGAGGACGTGACCGAAATCGTCGAAGGCTGCACCGATTCCGTTGCCGATCCGAAACCCCCTTGGAAAGAGAGAAAGCGGGCTTGGGTCGCGGCCATCGACAAGAAGCCGGCGTCGGTCCTGCTCGTCTGCGCCGCCGATAAGCTCCACAATGCGCGCTGCATCCTCAGCGATTACCGGGCTGTGGGCGAGGAACTCTGGGAGCGGTTTGCGGGCGGTAGGGAAGGGACGCTGTGGTATTACGGAGCGTTGGCGGACGCACTCGTCCGGACAGGCCGGACGCCGCTGGTGGATGAATTGGTGCGGGTCGTCGGCGAAATCGAGCGGCTCGCGGGCGGGCACGATAGCCCTTCAACCTCCGACGGATAG